From Candidatus Aegiribacteria sp.:
TTCAGTAGCTTAATAGACTCCCTGCTGCCTTCGCAATCACTTACAGTCACTATGTATGTACCGGTGGGCAGTCCTGCTGTAAACCATGTGTATGTACCGCTGAAGCTCGAACTCTCAATCCTTCTGCCGACCGCATCGTGGATATCCAGAACGGAGTTACCGGAAAAGCCTCTTCCTGTTATCACGACAGACGAGTAGAAGGGGTTGGAGCTTAAGGATAGCTGCAGTTCCGGCAGGATAATCACATCGTCTTCAGCGATTCCTGTGTAAATGTCTATCCTGTAAATCTCGTCTGTGGTCTGGTTGCTCACCCAGAGGAATGGAGCATCCGTGCCGGTTTCGTAAGTGACTCCGTGTATATCCGAACCGATTCCTATGTCCGCGGGAATCATCGAAAGTACACCGCCGGAGGTCTGCTCGTAACATCTGACAGGGCTTGTTGCGTTGTCCACCGCCATCCAGATATTGCTATCATGGTAAGCGATATCGTAGCCGCTTTCTGAGCCCCAGAAACCGGGAATGTATGTTGATTTGCCTGAAAAGTAAGTGGTGAAATTGAATGTATAGCAGCCTTCATAACTGCCGTAGGTTGTGCTTGTGTAGAGTTTAGTTCCGTCCCAGCCAAGTCCCGTCACCGACGGGATATACGAGCCTCAACAGAAGACGTCATAGTCACAATAGGTGCCGGAAGTAGTGTACCAGTACACCCGGGAACTCGAGCCTCCGCTTATGAAACTGCCGAACAGCCTCCCACCGTAGTAGGTAAGACCTGCAGGAGCGTAGGTCGAGTAACCGACGAAATCAAAGCTGACTTCAACAGCACCCGTTACAGGATCCAGCC
This genomic window contains:
- a CDS encoding T9SS type A sorting domain-containing protein, whose translation is MTGLGWDGTKLYTSTTYGSYEGCYTFNFTTYFSGKSTYIPGFWGSESGYDIAYHDSNIWMAVDNATSPVRCYEQTSGGVLSMIPADIGIGSDIHGVTYETGTDAPFLWVSNQTTDEIYRIDIYTGIAEDDVIILPELQLSLSSNPFYSSVVITGRGFSGNSVLDIHDAVGRRIESSSFSGTYTWFTAGLPTGTYIVTVSDCEGSRESIKLL